The DNA segment AAAATAGAAAGATCAGGACCATTTTCTGAGCGCTTCTCTCCTGTGCAAAAAGTAGCCCAATTCAGGCGGAATGGTTGTTCTGTATTAGGCATGAACATGCCACTATAATTTTGAAGAACTTTCTCTGCCGTTGCATGTGAAAAAAATTCCACAAATCCATATCCTTCTGATAAACCAGTTTGCTTATTGCGAATGACCTTAATGGACACAATCTGCTCAAATAAATTCCAAATATCAATTATTAGGCAAGCAACTAGAACCCTTAAATCAGATTTCTATATTTCCTGATCCTCTGCCTTCTAAAATCAATCATACTTGGTTTAAATTTAAGCAAAGGCTCTACCACAATATGTGAACCTTACATTTAAGCCAAATGTACTGAACATATTGCATAGATCAACATAGGCCAAAAAGTGAAGATATTTTGAATTTAACATGTAATTTAACCTCAACATTCATAATATATGTTGTGAACAGCTTTTTAACATTCCAAACAATATCTTCAATCAAGAAAGTCAAATTCCAAACTTGTTTCAGGCTCTAGTTAATTAACTTTTTGTTGTATGGTATTTTCTTTAAATGCCTCAAATAGCAAAATCAATAATTGACTAGACCCAGTTTACTGGTTCATACTCATCCCATTCATAGTATTTGATTCTATATATACAACCACGAGAGCTACATACCAAGACCAATAACACTGACATAGATATACAACCCATCTTTTTGCTACAAATACCCTATAACAATACTCGTAAGATTATCATTTTCATCAATAATAGTCAAGGAAGATgcatttaatttgaataatttccaTAAATAGTACTAAATAAGTGCTCTTATAGCATTCTCACGTGCATTTACAGACACACCAGTCACACAAGCATATCAATCGATTGACAGTGCCATAATTGCAGAAaccacaacaaatataatttcaataattaatgaaatataaaCATATTCACAGCCAATCATTCAATTAAAACTAagcatctaattttttttaaaaacaaatcaatATAATTAAGAGGAATTCGTATCAAGCTTCAACCTCGCCAGTAGAAGCGAAACAGCTATGAAGATAGTTTTCATCCATCCAATGATGCAAATCACCAACCCAAACGGTCTTATTCTCGCCGCCACCACCAGATCCTTGCTGCTGCTGCTGCGACGGCGCGTGACCCTGGTGATGATACTGATGATGATAAGGCACGTAGTGTTGAGGCGGAGGAGGTGGCGGCGCAACAAAGTGTTGCGGTTGCATCATTTGATGCTGCATTACCATAGCCGCCGCAGCAGTCGGAGGATACTGCATAGCCACCCACTGTGGATGCGGTTGCGGCGGAGGTTGTTGTTGTTGAGGCCGTTGATTCTGTTCCGTTTGTGAATCCGAACCACCGTTTTGCTGCATCCTTATCTCTTTTTTATtgctattaattaaaaaaatacaaatagataattaaattttcaaaaaagattttgaatgtttattaAAGATTGAATTTGAatctaatttctttttctttgttcttttttttttttgaaattaatttctgttcttttttctttaaagCTAAATCTGAGTATTTTCAGGGAAAAAAAAAGGTACGGCTAGGGTCTAATTTCTTAAGCACTTAAAACTATAAGCAGAGGACTTAAGCGAAGGGTGACGGGGAACATGAAACGTGGAGATTAATCGATCGTTAGATGAGTGAAGATATAGTTTAATATTAACCGTTGGATTTTGACATGTTGTAGTGGTGACATGCACGTGATACTGTTTATGTGGGTCTC comes from the Gossypium hirsutum isolate 1008001.06 chromosome A06, Gossypium_hirsutum_v2.1, whole genome shotgun sequence genome and includes:
- the LOC107940327 gene encoding polyadenylate-binding protein RBP47B isoform X2; the protein is MQQNGGSDSQTEQNQRPQQQQPPPQPHPQWVAMQYPPTAAAAMVMQHQMMQPQHFVAPPPPPPQHYVPYHHQYHHQGHAPSQQQQQGSGGGGENKTVWVGDLHHWMDENYLHSCFASTGEIVSIKVIRNKQTGLSEGYGFVEFFSHATAEKVLQNYSGMFMPNTEQPFRLNWATFCTGEKRSENGPDLSIFVGDLAADVTDGLLHETFASKYPSVKAAKVVIDANTGRSKGYGFVRFGDDTERSQAMTEMNGAYCSSRPMRIGAATPRKSSGYQQQYSSQGGYASNGASTQSDGDSSNTTIFVGGLDPNVTEEDLRQPFSQYGELVSVKIPVGKGCGFVRFANR